A DNA window from Linepithema humile isolate Giens D197 chromosome 6, Lhum_UNIL_v1.0, whole genome shotgun sequence contains the following coding sequences:
- the LOC105677951 gene encoding uncharacterized protein — protein MFFRYMRMDVPTFYELLRLVGPFLQKRSIRTPICPEQRLAITLRYLATGDQMLSVALAYRVGESTAHMIVKETCSVIADVLMPIYVKHPTKEEWMKISSDFLELWNLPNCVGAIDGKHISIQAPPNSGSTYFNYKKTFSIVLMAACDARYKFTLFNVGAYGSESDGGILSRSDFGKSLYSDTLNIPGGTTLLPGSDKKVFYYFVGDEAFQMSTHMMRPYPGRSLNEQKRLSRARRIIENTFGIFTARWRIFLRSICASPDVADRLVLAAICLHNFLKTKNDEKVPLQQRYCHPQFTDRETEEGDLIEGEWRQQTQIDQIRPMRNAGAHRATREAYTMRDTLSSYFMTAAGEVPWQYEYIRRGQHHDVP, from the exons ATGTTTTTCCGGTATATGAGAATGGATGTGCctacattttatgaattacTGCGACTAGTGGGTCCGTTCTTGCAGAAAAGAAGTATCAGAACTCCGATATGTCCAGAACAACGTCTTGCAATAACTCTGAG ATATTTAGCAACAGGAGACCAGATGCTATCTGTAGCTTTAGCATACAGAGTAGGAGAGTCCACTGCTCATATGATCGTCAAGGAAACATGCTCTGTTATAGCGGATGTTCTGATGCCAATTTATGTGAAACATCCCACAAAAGAAGAATGGATGAAAATCAGCAGcgattttttagaattatggAATTTGCCAAACTGCGTTGGAGCAATAGATGGCAAGCACATATCTATCCAAGCACCTCCGAATTCTGGctcaacatattttaattataaaaagacttTTAGTATTGTGCTGATGGCTGCTTGTGATGCTCGATATAAGTTTACACTGTTCAACGTTGGTGCGTATGGCAGTGAAAGTGATGGCGGAATTCTTTCTAGATCAGATTTTGGAAAATCTCTATACTCAGATACGCTCAACATACCTGGAGGCACTACTCTTCTACCAGGAAGTGATaagaaagtattttattatttcgttgGGGATGAAGCATTTCAAATGTCTACACACATGATGCGACCTTATCCAGGGAGGTCTTTAAATGAACAAAAGAGATTATCCCGAGCCAGAAGgataattgaaaatacattTGGAATCTTTACAGCCAGGTGGAGAATATTTCTAAGATCAATATGTGCTAGTCCAGATGTTGCTGACCGATTGGTGCTAGCAGCAATTtgcttgcataattttttaaaaactaaaaatgatgaaaaagtCCCGCTGCAGCAAAGGTATTGTCATCCCCAATTTACAGACAGAGAAACGGAAGAAGGGGATTTAATAGAAGGAGAATGGAGACAACAGACACAAATTGATCAAATAAGACCTATGAGAAATGCAGGAGCACATCGAGCCACTAGAGAAGCATATACAATGCGCGATACTCTTTCATCATATTTCATGACAGCAGCTGGGGAAGTTCCTTGGCAATATGAATACATACGTCGAGGGCAACATCACGATGTAccttaa